The following are encoded in a window of Longimicrobium sp. genomic DNA:
- a CDS encoding TonB-dependent receptor, which yields MPSRTWRSALAALLLALTPLAAAAQGTGQVAGRVLDAQTGRALPAARVAVQGTQAAASTGVDGRYLLRGVPAGEQALVVTLLGYAPKTVTGVRVAAGGAAGVDVTLSAQGIRLGGITATATRERGSVNRALDEQRTATGVVNSVTAEQIARSPDGDAAQAVQRVSGVTVQDGRYVFVRGLGERYTTTSLNGARIPSPEPERKVVPLDLFPSGLLSAITTSKTFTPDQPGDFSGAQVNIRTREAPQRPFATLSLSTGFSSAVTGKRLPFAPTVGQEWLGYAGADRRLPAILQYTDLGGRLTADDKNRLISSMRNAWSPTNEAGKPNGSASLSFGGSTDVFGRELGLVASGTYSHVYEAHLGEVRATAQPDADGNAVEASRFTGRSAQTSVLWGGIANLTYRLGNGSRIDLSNSYNRSADNEGRSEVGSTENLARIPLLIDRLRFVERAVRSNQLRGEHLLFGRGTFSWSVSNSAVDRVEPDRSEIVYSAEDDPATGEQLAPAWYGGSNEAAVRTFGELHEKAWEWSGDWQWMLGRGARPHRIKLGGLYRATDRDADNRSFSISAPGTLGREAREGTPEEIFDGHLTAPGQSILNITSLSAGGSYDARDRLSAGYGMLELFLTPSVRLVGGARVERSEVTVNATPTFGDPVRSEPRYTDVLPSVALNWALTDEANLRLSYSRTLSRPEYREIAPILYRNVLGDEEVRGNEELRRTLIDNFDLRWELYPGSGEVLSVALFAKRFTDPIERVYLATSGTPIVTFVNARGARNYGVEMEARRELGFVAPWLERMTFFTNATVMKSRIDIGTDISSQTNSRRPMVGQSPYVVNAGLTWTGGDRGTSATLLYNVAGRRIVSAAERPLPDSYEQPRSVLDFSLRLPLRRAMDLKVDAENLLDSPFEIRQGGVVRERYTTGRSLGLGIAVRQ from the coding sequence ATGCCATCCCGAACGTGGAGGTCCGCCCTCGCGGCGCTGCTCCTCGCGCTCACCCCGCTCGCCGCGGCCGCCCAGGGCACCGGGCAGGTAGCCGGGCGGGTTCTCGATGCACAGACCGGCCGCGCGCTTCCCGCCGCGCGCGTGGCGGTGCAGGGCACGCAGGCGGCCGCCTCCACCGGCGTGGACGGGCGCTACCTGCTGCGCGGCGTTCCCGCCGGCGAGCAGGCGCTCGTGGTGACGCTGCTGGGCTACGCGCCCAAGACGGTCACCGGCGTGCGCGTCGCCGCCGGCGGCGCGGCCGGCGTGGACGTCACCCTCTCCGCGCAGGGGATCCGGCTGGGCGGGATCACCGCCACGGCCACGCGCGAGCGCGGGAGCGTGAACCGCGCGCTCGACGAGCAGCGGACCGCCACCGGCGTGGTGAACTCCGTCACCGCCGAGCAGATCGCGCGCTCGCCCGACGGCGACGCGGCGCAGGCGGTGCAGCGCGTGAGCGGCGTGACGGTGCAGGACGGCCGGTACGTGTTCGTCCGCGGCCTGGGCGAGCGCTACACCACCACCTCGCTGAACGGCGCGCGCATCCCCAGCCCCGAGCCGGAGCGGAAGGTGGTGCCGCTGGACCTGTTCCCCTCCGGCCTCCTTTCCGCCATCACCACCAGCAAGACCTTCACCCCCGACCAGCCGGGCGACTTCAGCGGCGCGCAGGTGAACATCCGCACCCGCGAGGCGCCGCAGCGCCCGTTCGCCACGCTGTCGCTGAGCACCGGCTTCTCCAGCGCGGTGACGGGGAAGCGGCTGCCGTTCGCGCCGACGGTGGGGCAGGAGTGGCTGGGGTACGCGGGCGCCGATCGCCGTCTCCCCGCCATCCTCCAGTACACGGACCTGGGCGGGAGATTGACGGCGGACGACAAGAACCGCCTGATCTCGTCGATGCGCAACGCGTGGAGCCCCACGAACGAGGCGGGGAAGCCGAACGGCTCGGCGTCGCTCTCCTTCGGCGGATCGACCGACGTGTTCGGGCGCGAGCTGGGCTTGGTGGCCTCGGGCACCTACTCGCACGTGTACGAGGCGCACCTGGGCGAGGTGCGGGCGACCGCGCAGCCCGACGCGGACGGGAACGCGGTGGAGGCGTCGCGCTTCACCGGGCGCAGCGCGCAGACCAGCGTGCTCTGGGGCGGGATCGCGAACCTGACGTATCGCCTCGGTAACGGCTCGCGCATCGACCTGAGCAACTCGTACAACCGCAGCGCCGACAACGAGGGGCGCAGCGAGGTGGGGAGCACCGAGAACCTGGCGCGCATCCCCCTGCTGATCGACCGGCTGCGCTTCGTGGAGCGGGCGGTGCGCTCCAACCAGCTGCGCGGCGAGCACCTCCTCTTCGGCCGCGGCACCTTCTCCTGGTCGGTCTCCAACAGCGCGGTGGACCGGGTGGAGCCGGACCGCTCGGAGATCGTCTACTCGGCCGAGGACGACCCGGCCACGGGAGAGCAGCTGGCGCCGGCGTGGTACGGCGGGAGCAACGAGGCCGCCGTGCGCACCTTCGGCGAGTTGCACGAGAAGGCGTGGGAGTGGTCGGGCGACTGGCAGTGGATGCTGGGCCGCGGCGCGCGCCCGCACCGCATCAAGCTCGGCGGGCTGTACCGCGCGACGGACCGCGACGCCGACAACCGCAGCTTCAGCATCTCCGCGCCGGGGACGCTGGGGCGCGAGGCGCGCGAGGGAACGCCGGAGGAGATCTTCGACGGGCACCTCACGGCGCCGGGCCAGTCGATCCTCAACATCACCTCGCTCTCCGCCGGCGGCTCGTACGACGCGCGCGACCGGCTGAGCGCGGGCTACGGGATGCTGGAGCTCTTCCTCACCCCCTCCGTCCGCCTGGTCGGTGGGGCGCGGGTGGAGCGAAGCGAGGTGACGGTGAACGCCACGCCGACCTTCGGCGACCCGGTGCGCTCGGAGCCGAGGTACACCGACGTGCTCCCGTCCGTCGCCCTGAACTGGGCGCTGACGGACGAGGCGAACCTGCGCCTCAGCTACTCGCGGACGCTGAGCCGCCCCGAGTACCGCGAGATCGCGCCGATCCTGTACCGCAACGTGCTGGGCGACGAGGAGGTGCGCGGGAACGAGGAGCTGCGGCGGACGCTGATCGACAACTTCGACCTGCGCTGGGAGCTGTACCCGGGGAGCGGCGAGGTGCTGTCGGTGGCGCTCTTCGCCAAGCGCTTCACCGACCCGATCGAGCGCGTGTACCTGGCCACTTCGGGGACGCCGATCGTGACTTTCGTGAACGCGCGCGGTGCGAGGAACTACGGGGTGGAGATGGAGGCGCGGCGCGAGCTGGGCTTCGTCGCCCCGTGGCTGGAGCGGATGACCTTCTTCACGAATGCGACGGTGATGAAGAGCCGGATCGACATCGGCACCGACATCTCCAGCCAGACCAACTCGCGCCGGCCGATGGTGGGCCAGTCGCCTTACGTCGTCAACGCCGGGCTGACGTGGACGGGCGGCGACCGGGGGACGAGCGCCACGCTGCTGTACAACGTGGCCGGCCGCCGCATCGTGAGCGCCGCCGAGCGCCCGCTGCCGGACAGCTACGAGCAGCCGCGGAGCGTGCTGGACTTCTCGCTGCGCCTGCCGCTGCGCCGCGCGATGGACCTGAAGGTGGACGCCGAGAACCTGCTGGACTCGCCCTTCGAGATCCGCCAGGGCGGCGTGGTCCGCGAGCGCTACACCACCGGCCGCTCGCTCGGCCTCGGCATCGCCGTCCGCCAGTGA
- a CDS encoding fibronectin type III domain-containing protein, which yields MIQLSRRMFGACMALAAAALSACDSGTGSSDDLFAPTGLAVTASSSTSVTVTFNAVPGATGYEVQRAAGTSTDFTTVGTVTTSPFSDTGLEPSSTYSYRVAAVRGGEKSDFTAAQQVTLLNRPVVTISTDITSNRRFDSDSVYVLGAFVHVANGATLTIEEGTRIEGLPNSALFILRGAKILAIGTAQKPIVFTSNRPAGQRQPGDWGGLIIVGNGVINRADPILLEGSNTGGTNYAVTYSGGGNNADDSGELRYVRVEFAGFGPAPDQELNSFTFAAVGSGTRLSFLQSMAGLDDSYEWFGGAVDAKYLVSYESGDDHFDASEGFSGRNQFLIAYQDTIIPPRNGAGNTSSDPQGIENDGCNGANCVNGFASQPYTVPIFANFTLVGLRNTPVSIPAAGGRGMVLRRGTGGYYVNGIVARWPVAISIRDAATNDHLTAGDLQLKNILSVENATLFEAGADRYSVDQAANGIETSAATTSSLFTALPAPTAAHTVASFDWTPAAGSPALTGGLATFTGGLATKAGTVVMGTAFRGAVDPAGAKWWQGWTTYARN from the coding sequence ATGATCCAGCTTTCCCGCAGGATGTTCGGCGCGTGCATGGCCCTGGCGGCCGCCGCCCTGTCTGCCTGCGACTCGGGCACCGGCAGCAGCGACGACCTGTTCGCGCCCACCGGGCTGGCCGTGACCGCCAGCAGCTCGACCTCCGTCACCGTGACCTTCAACGCCGTCCCCGGCGCCACCGGCTACGAGGTGCAGCGCGCCGCCGGCACCTCCACCGACTTCACCACCGTTGGCACCGTAACCACCTCGCCCTTCAGCGACACCGGGCTGGAGCCGTCGTCCACCTACAGCTATCGCGTCGCGGCCGTCCGCGGGGGCGAGAAGAGCGACTTCACCGCCGCGCAGCAGGTGACGCTGCTGAACCGCCCGGTGGTGACCATCTCCACCGACATCACCAGCAACCGCCGCTTCGACAGCGACAGCGTGTACGTCCTGGGCGCCTTCGTCCACGTCGCGAACGGGGCGACGCTCACCATCGAGGAGGGGACGCGCATCGAGGGGCTGCCCAACTCGGCGCTCTTCATCCTCCGCGGGGCCAAGATCCTGGCCATCGGCACCGCGCAGAAGCCGATCGTCTTCACCTCCAACCGCCCCGCCGGCCAGCGCCAGCCGGGCGACTGGGGCGGGCTGATCATCGTGGGCAACGGCGTCATCAACCGCGCCGACCCCATCCTGCTCGAGGGCTCCAACACCGGCGGCACCAACTACGCCGTAACCTACTCGGGCGGCGGCAACAACGCTGATGACAGCGGCGAGCTGCGCTACGTGCGCGTGGAGTTCGCGGGCTTTGGCCCGGCGCCCGACCAGGAGCTGAACTCGTTCACCTTCGCGGCGGTCGGTTCGGGGACGCGGCTCAGCTTCCTGCAGTCGATGGCCGGGCTGGACGACAGCTACGAGTGGTTCGGCGGCGCGGTCGACGCGAAGTACCTCGTCTCGTACGAGAGCGGCGACGACCACTTCGACGCGAGCGAGGGCTTCTCGGGGCGCAACCAGTTCCTGATCGCCTACCAGGACACCATCATCCCACCGCGCAACGGGGCGGGGAACACGTCGAGCGACCCGCAGGGGATCGAGAACGACGGCTGCAACGGCGCCAACTGCGTCAACGGCTTCGCCTCGCAGCCGTACACGGTGCCGATCTTCGCCAACTTCACCCTGGTGGGGCTGCGCAACACGCCGGTCAGCATCCCGGCGGCGGGCGGGCGCGGGATGGTGCTGCGGCGCGGCACCGGCGGCTACTACGTGAACGGGATCGTCGCCCGCTGGCCGGTGGCCATCTCCATCCGCGACGCGGCGACGAACGATCACCTCACCGCGGGCGACCTGCAGCTGAAGAACATCCTCTCCGTCGAGAACGCCACGCTCTTCGAGGCCGGCGCCGACCGCTACTCGGTGGACCAGGCGGCCAACGGCATCGAGACCTCGGCGGCGACGACGTCGAGCCTGTTCACCGCGTTGCCGGCCCCGACCGCGGCGCACACGGTGGCCTCGTTCGACTGGACGCCGGCCGCGGGCTCACCGGCGCTCACCGGCGGCCTCGCGACGTTCACCGGCGGCCTCGCCACGAAGGCGGGCACGGTGGTGATGGGCACTGCCTTCCGCGGCGCGGTCGATCCTGCCGGCGCCAAGTGGTGGCAGGGCTGGACGACCTACGCTCGCAACTGA
- a CDS encoding inorganic phosphate transporter: protein MVTYIVVIIVVAFLFDFVNGFHDSANSIATVVGTRVLSPFKAVLWAATFNFAALFVVGTAVAKTVGKGMIDVDVVTPSVILGGLLGAIAWNLITWWFGLPSSSSHALLGGYAGAAVAKAGWASILWSGWTKTILFIFLSPIIGMILGFSLMVAVYWIFQRTSPSRVDRVFRVAQLASSALFSLSHGGNDAQKTMGIIVGLLVASQEVFKAQTGWLSHLYLPNADHVPLWVELIAYTMIALGTLFGGWRIVHTMGSRITRLRPVGGFCAETGGALSILLATKFGIPVSTTHTITGSIVGVGATRRWSAVRWGVAGRIVWAWILTIPAAFVMASLFYFVLGNLVAP from the coding sequence GTGGTCACCTACATCGTCGTCATCATCGTGGTGGCGTTCCTGTTCGACTTCGTGAACGGGTTCCACGATTCGGCCAACTCCATCGCCACCGTCGTCGGCACGCGCGTGCTGTCGCCGTTCAAGGCGGTGCTGTGGGCGGCCACCTTCAACTTCGCCGCGCTGTTCGTGGTGGGCACCGCCGTCGCCAAGACGGTGGGCAAGGGGATGATCGACGTGGACGTCGTCACCCCCAGCGTGATCCTGGGCGGGCTGCTGGGCGCCATCGCCTGGAACCTGATCACCTGGTGGTTCGGGCTCCCCAGCAGCTCCTCGCACGCGCTGCTGGGCGGCTACGCGGGCGCGGCCGTGGCCAAGGCGGGGTGGGCCTCGATCCTGTGGAGCGGGTGGACGAAGACGATCCTCTTCATCTTCCTCTCCCCCATCATCGGGATGATCCTGGGGTTCTCGCTGATGGTGGCGGTGTACTGGATCTTCCAGCGCACCTCGCCGTCGCGCGTTGACCGCGTGTTCCGCGTGGCGCAGCTGGCCAGCTCGGCGCTCTTCTCGCTGTCGCACGGCGGCAACGACGCGCAGAAGACGATGGGGATCATCGTGGGCCTGCTGGTGGCCAGCCAGGAGGTGTTCAAGGCGCAGACGGGATGGCTGTCGCACCTCTACCTTCCCAACGCCGACCACGTGCCGCTGTGGGTGGAGCTGATCGCCTACACCATGATCGCGCTGGGCACGCTGTTCGGGGGATGGCGGATCGTGCACACCATGGGCAGCCGCATCACGCGCCTGCGCCCCGTGGGCGGCTTCTGCGCGGAGACGGGCGGCGCGCTGTCGATCCTGCTGGCCACGAAGTTCGGCATCCCCGTGTCGACGACGCACACCATCACCGGCTCGATCGTGGGCGTCGGCGCGACGCGGCGCTGGTCGGCGGTGCGCTGGGGCGTGGCCGGGCGGATCGTGTGGGCGTGGATCCTCACCATCCCCGCGGCGTTCGTGATGGCGTCGCTCTTCTACTTCGTGCTGGGGAATCTCGTGGCGCCGTAG
- a CDS encoding DUF47 family protein codes for MRLIPRDEQFFPMFGELAQKLASATELLEQLFADPGRLQEMVQKIKDLEHEADVLTHDLIVRIDKSFVTPIDREDIHLLASRLDDVIDVVDGVARRAQMFRLREFRPQAAQLANVLRRGAQTLADSVQNLKKPKLILQRTGELKKLEEEGDSIYHAAVGSLFDDGADALEVIKWKELFDKLEDAVDLCDDVWNVVESIALKNS; via the coding sequence GTGCGCCTGATCCCGCGCGACGAGCAGTTCTTCCCCATGTTCGGGGAGCTCGCGCAGAAGCTCGCCTCGGCGACGGAGCTGCTCGAGCAGCTCTTCGCCGACCCGGGGCGTCTCCAGGAGATGGTCCAGAAGATCAAGGACCTGGAGCACGAGGCCGACGTGCTGACGCACGACCTGATCGTGCGCATCGACAAGAGCTTCGTCACGCCGATCGACCGCGAAGACATCCACCTGCTGGCCAGCCGCCTCGACGACGTGATCGACGTGGTCGACGGCGTGGCGCGGCGCGCGCAGATGTTCCGCCTGCGCGAGTTCCGCCCGCAGGCCGCGCAGCTGGCCAACGTGCTGCGCCGCGGCGCGCAGACCCTGGCCGACTCGGTGCAGAACCTCAAGAAGCCCAAGCTCATCCTGCAGCGCACCGGCGAGCTGAAGAAGCTCGAGGAGGAGGGCGACTCCATCTACCACGCCGCGGTGGGCTCGCTCTTCGACGACGGGGCCGACGCGCTGGAAGTGATCAAGTGGAAGGAGCTGTTCGACAAGCTCGAGGACGCGGTGGACCTGTGCGACGACGTGTGGAACGTGGTCGAGTCCATCGCGCTCAAGAACTCCTAG
- the pstS gene encoding phosphate ABC transporter substrate-binding protein PstS: MKRLLPGTLALSVVLAACGGGDNPPPNAQTAQQQGNGGGKVTLTGAGATFPAPIYSKWFSDYGQAHPVQVNYQSIGSGGGIQQVTAGTVDFGASDAPMTADEAGKVPGILQLPTVLGAVTVTYNVPGVTAPLKLSGPVLAGIFLGKVTKWNDAAIAADNPGVALPATNIAVVHRSDGSGTTFVFTDYLAQVSPEWKSQVGNGKSVNWPTGLGAKGNEGVAGAVKQTAGSIGYVELAYAMQNQLAMASLKNQAGQFVAPSVDATAAAAAGVADRVASGDYRVSLVNAPGATTYPISTWTYLLVPPHWQDCGKAQAFVDLVAWALNQGGDAARQLDYAPLPDQVRTGVMQKLGTVTCGANNQAVKPAA; this comes from the coding sequence ATGAAGAGACTTCTGCCCGGTACGCTGGCGCTTTCCGTGGTGCTGGCGGCGTGCGGCGGCGGCGACAACCCGCCCCCGAACGCGCAGACGGCGCAGCAGCAGGGCAATGGCGGCGGCAAGGTGACGCTGACCGGCGCCGGGGCCACCTTCCCGGCCCCCATCTACAGCAAGTGGTTCAGCGACTACGGCCAGGCGCACCCGGTGCAGGTGAACTACCAGTCCATCGGCTCCGGCGGCGGCATCCAGCAGGTCACCGCGGGCACCGTCGACTTCGGCGCCAGCGACGCGCCGATGACGGCCGACGAGGCAGGGAAGGTCCCCGGCATCCTGCAGCTCCCCACCGTCCTGGGCGCGGTGACGGTGACCTACAACGTCCCCGGGGTCACCGCGCCGCTCAAGCTCTCCGGCCCGGTGCTGGCGGGGATCTTCCTGGGCAAGGTGACGAAGTGGAACGACGCCGCCATCGCCGCCGACAATCCCGGCGTGGCGCTGCCGGCCACGAACATCGCCGTCGTCCACCGCTCGGACGGCAGCGGCACGACCTTCGTCTTCACCGACTACCTGGCGCAGGTGAGCCCCGAGTGGAAGTCGCAGGTGGGGAACGGGAAGTCGGTGAACTGGCCCACGGGGCTGGGGGCCAAGGGGAACGAGGGCGTGGCCGGCGCGGTGAAGCAGACGGCCGGCTCCATCGGCTACGTCGAGCTCGCGTACGCGATGCAGAACCAGCTGGCGATGGCGTCGCTGAAGAACCAGGCCGGCCAGTTCGTCGCCCCCTCGGTGGACGCGACGGCCGCCGCCGCGGCGGGCGTGGCGGATCGCGTCGCCAGCGGCGACTACCGCGTGTCGCTGGTGAACGCACCGGGGGCGACGACGTATCCCATCTCCACCTGGACGTACCTGCTCGTCCCCCCGCACTGGCAGGACTGCGGCAAGGCGCAGGCGTTCGTGGACCTGGTGGCCTGGGCGCTCAACCAGGGCGGCGACGCGGCGCGGCAGCTGGACTACGCGCCGCTCCCCGACCAGGTGCGCACGGGGGTGATGCAGAAGCTCGGCACCGTCACCTGCGGCGCGAACAACCAGGCGGTCAAGCCCGCGGCGTGA